A segment of the Labrus mixtus chromosome 15, fLabMix1.1, whole genome shotgun sequence genome:
ACAAACTTCTGTAGTCCTTTACTCATTCACGTTCTTCTTAAAAACCTGCTTGCAGACTTCCCCTTCACAATACAgctcctgagaaaaaaaaagattttatataaatatatatttatgtatgtatatttTTGTAATGATATGTTAATATGCATTgtgtaatgtaaatgtaaaatgacaAATATGCCCATATTCATATTCTTACCAGATGTAGCTTGTCCTCTTCTACCCAGTGTGCCCAGCCTCggttctttttctctccaatcTGTTCACACACAAGTTTGTTCCCCTCCCATTTCACCAGTGACTGCACAGGTGGCAGAGGAGAAGACATAATTTGCATCACATCACACAACAGAATAaataagaagtgaaaaaaacaggatgtgtGGAAACACTTACTTTCATTTTGCACTCAAAATTCCCCACCACCAGCAATTCAACCTCACCTTGACATGTCTATTGTCAAGCCCCCCGGTAAACTCCTCAAACTCCTGACCCACTCTGAAGGACACGGTGTAGTTGCGTAAGATGCTGGTAGTTTTAATGATAAACTGGTCCCCCTGGTGCTCGATCACCTTCCCCAGCTTTAGCTTTAGAGCAATCTTTCGCAGGTGAGGACTGACACCTGGAACGGTAGAACAATGTGTAATCTCAATGTACAGAAATAAATCATGCACAGGCTGCAACCAAGACTACATGCATAACATAGTTAGCACTTGCTTGAAAAACagccaatgtttttttcttccatatttcatgtttaaacCCCCTAAATGAAATGCTATATAATGTTAAATTTACATTAATTTTATATAAAGTAGATATCTCATCATACAAAAGAAAATTAAGTATATAAAAGTAGTAAAACAGGACTCACCAAAAGCCTTCATATAGCCCTCAAGGTTGACACTGCTTATGATGTCCCATGTGCCACTAAGGCTGGCTGGCATTTTGATGGCTTTCTTTTTGAAGAGAGATCTAAGAGTAATATAATGTAATCCTCAAACCAGAGGGCTCATGAGATCTGAGAGGTTTGTGAGCAACTGCTGTTTTCTGGGGACAACAGGAGGTATAAAGGAGGTGTGCCTTTAGCTCATTGACCTGAGGTCCATGTACGGATGAGGGAGGTGCTCCCATCAGTGCCAGtagaaggacagacagacaagtCAGACTGGTCTCACTGCAAAGCtcacagacataaaaaaaaaaaaaaaaaaccattcaaAATTTCCCCCAGGTGTGAAAACATTAACAAGACACACATAATCACAGGGAAGTGTATTGAGCATAATGTTGGgagaaaggctttttttttgacCATGATTCATTTTAGTCCTTCTTTATGGGATTTTGTAATAATATTCTATTAATAAATAGATATGCATGATGTAAAAATCAAAACTTTAAGGCTTTATGCATTAAAACTCAGttctaaaaaaatacaactattCTCCAAATATCACCAGTATTTGTGAAtggatttttaacattttctattGGGTCTTGCTGTGTGATTAGATCTTTTAAACACGGCACACCTCTTTGTGCAAGGAGGAAACAATAGCTACATTTGTAGTAACAGTGGCATGCAGTGTGGAGGGAACTGAAGGTTGTCTGACAAGGGGATGTTTTCGCCTCCTGATGTTAACTAAACAGAAAGCAGGTCAACAGTTAAAAATGTGATGCTGAAAAATGTGTCACAGTTGTTTTCAACGCAAAACTTTATATGTGCACTATGTCATAACTGAGTTATTTATCAACTGTTTGATTAACCAggattttttatatattgagaATAAACCACAGCcttgtcctttttaaaaatttAATCAAGTAATTTAAACTTAAATGGTATATATAAGTATTTTTATCCAATGATACCATCACACCCACACcaaagttataaataaataggCACTAATTCTGATATCATGTGATGTAATCAGTCATGTAATCTCATTGCTCTCACTTTGTTACCACTTGTTATTTCTTCTTTCCTGAAAGATAAGTCAACATGACAATCAGCACTGTGATCAATAAAGGCAAGAGGCCAATTTCACATTTCTTGGACTCTTAACCTGTTGTTAAtgccaaaaacaatgaaaacatcacagtgtggaaaacaaagagcattctttattttgtttccaGTCAATACAGATCAAACCTACATTTTCAAATCAACAGCAGAGTACACATATTTGATGCAAATGTCCTTCTTCTCCCTGAGAGTGTGTGGGAAAATGCTGCTCAAGGTAACCATCGAAATATGTGAAGAGGTAGGTTCAGTGTACTGATGCAAAGGGGCAGAACTCTTAATAAAGCAAGGAAAGCTATTCAAATCAATTTGTtcttaatataacattatataCTATCAATACAAAAGATAGGCTGACTATTTAAATTAACTTGTAAATATCTAGTTTACTGACCACACTCTAGACTTATTGTAAGCTATACCATTAAGACTAAATTGTTGTTCAATTAAGGTTTTTATGACTGTTGTACTTCTTCAGACACACAAGATAAATTAAAGCAGGTCATAGTGTTACTAATTGACTTTAATTAGAGAGGTCTAAGCAGGTTAATATTCTTAAAAGCCACAAGTCCATTAGAAAAACGACTGTGCTTGGTAGGCACTGGTGGGAGCTTAAAAAAGCATACaaaaatgtgtataaatgaCAATATATTGTTAACCCACGGCACTAATCGCAACCAGCTTTAACTTCCTCAGCTTGATAAGGCACCCGTGCATCTCTGAAAGGGTGCTAGGACCACATCTGCATTTTTCTTCTCGCTTTCAGCACTGTAGAGGTCATTCTCTTCTACATAGCGAACAACTTTGTCTGGAAGCAGATACCTGACACTTCGACCTCGCCGCAATGCCCGACGAATGTGAGTGGCTGAGATCTCATTGGTCACCCACTCTCGGACCACATGGATGTTCTTGCGATACTTCCAAAGCGTGTCTGATTGGTGGATGAACTTGTGAGGGTCATTACCGTTTCGGGTGATGCAAACCAAACCGTAACGGCCAACAATCTCAGCGATGTCCTCCTGCTTCCACAGATTGGGGATGCCAAAGGACTCCAGGACATCCGCCCCGCAGAGCAACATCAGCTGAGAGCTGTCTGAGCATGAAGAAAGAGaatgatttaaacaaaaattaTCTTTTTCGTATTTACTGTACAGGATATACAAACAAGAGAATGGAAAAGCTGAAATATACATTCATTAAAGCTTTTGTACAAgtaatcttttttaaatgaaaaattaaagatgtataatttatatattattgttAAATTTAGTCATGATTAGGGCACAGgtaacctagtggttagttggtgctccatgtacagaggctacaatCCTCAAAGCAGACATCCcagggttagaatccgacctgtggctcttttgctgcatgtcattcccactcGCTCCCTCCTTGATTTTGGattctatccactatcctgtctctttaattaaagcataaaaagcccaatgAAATATCTTTTCAAAATAGCTAAATAAAACTTGTCACGATGAGACCATTGCTCTCTGTTTGCAGCTCATGCTGGGAAAACTGGTCAGCTCGATTAAAGAGATTTACAGTTTAGCAACTAACAAATGGTCTGTGAAAAAGGAATATTTAAATAAGTATTATCAGAGGCAAATTCTCATTAAAATCTTATATAACTTTTAATGACATGGCACAGTACGCACTTCTCTTGCTGATGCTTATACTCCTGTGCAGCTTCCTATTAAACGTTCATGCAGTCTAACTTCTTGTCACTAGTTGGAAGAATGTTGTCAAACCACGTAGGAAAGTTGGCTGCTTGCATTTGCTATCTTTGTCACTGAGGCTCCCCTCTTTTCGTCTGACACCTAACCTGTCTGATTCTGTGTAGTACTCACTGGGTGTGGGATTGGGTGCAAGCCACAACACAAATCAATACTACACCCTTTAACCGTCGTCTCCTATTATGAGTTAAGCTGAATACAGTTTACTTTAAATACAGTGGGAGCAAGCTCATGCAGGTTGACAGGGACCATAAATGAAAAAAGggaggagatgaaaagagagCCAAGAGCAGAATACTTATGTTACATACTCAAACATATTTAAACTAGGCCTACCTCTGCCTCTGTCACTAGATGAACCCTCAAAATGATTCTCTTCCACacgtcttttttttgtgtatttgactgtgtCCACGTCATCGATGTTCTGCTCTGCTGCCACCAGGTCGTCATAGTGATGCCTAAGTgaattcagaaaataaaagtcatcAAGAAAGATAGAATTTGTTTTACATGTAACAGCAATGCATAGAGTTTCCCATAcaataaacattattttcattaaaagttcTTAACAATCAAACAGCTAATAAAATGTCTTAACTGTTTTGGGATgtaatttatcttatttatttatctgattaTTCTCATCAAAGTCCTTAAGTTATAGTTTCCTGTGTGGTCTCTGAAGACTGCCACAAAATTCTgcaatttcaaaacattttctgattccTTAACCATCAGCATCAAAGATATCACATTGTTACATtactattcttttttttgtatactTAAATTCAAAAGCTAAAAGCTATGCTTCCCAGTAATCTACCAAATGTGATGTGGTGTTTATACTCAAACATTAAACCATTAAACGTTTGCCATTTTCCCTCTAATACTGTACTTTCAATCGTCCGAATAATTCAATTGAAGACATGGATCAACTTTTTACACCCTGGAACTGTCTTGCCACATTGTAGTAGAAAACAGTCAATAGtatcaacatttctttttctcaggACATTTGCTTTTCATGATGAAgaaattttaaaatatatattgtaaaaatatatatttttagctGTTAAAGAAACCTGAAAGATATGAATCAGAAATGTAATTAGAAATTgcaaagtgacagaaaaaagCTAGGGAATACAGTTGtagagaaaatataaataatgttcTCAGGTAACCCGCAAAATTTGCAATATAGCCACATATCAGGTCAgaagtttgattgatttcaaATCAATTATGGATTAAGATTCTTtggaatattatttttttcccattttaaaTATACAGATGAAATGTCCTACCATACAGTTATAGAGAGCTTCATGAGTGATACATAAAGGCTACTGAATGAAGGGAAACCTCATGTTACACTGAACATTAAGGACTTTTTCATTACAACTATGCAAGAGCTAAATGTAGTGTATGTTTGAACAGCACAGATGATAGGGTGCAGGATTTATTAAGATGACTAGAGAGTTCAGCTATCATCACATTTGTTAACAATTGTTTCAACTTCATGCCAACTTTCAATACTTACACTGAGGCAGCAAGTCAAATATTAAACTGCTATCTGATATGCTAGTAAATCATTACTCTAACAGTCTTCACTACCCTCTGTGGCTATGTTAAAAGATGTGATGAAGAAGTTTCCTGAGGTATTTGTCGGAGAAGAATTAAAGTAAATAAGGGTACTGGGAGATCTGTAAGGAATGGTGTTAGCTTCTTTGGCAGATTTACTTTCACTTTTAGCAAGCACAGGCACTGTCATCTACAACACATAAGAATTATAAACTTACCGAACAACTTTAGCTGTCTCCACCCACTCTGGCTGCAAACACTCCCAGGCATCTACAGTGATCCAGTCAGAGTCCTTTGTGGCCAAGCGAGCCATCTGCAGTCGGTGGCTGGCCTCGATCAAACCCTTCTTCTTATAGCCATCACCAACAGGGGAGATGATGCCTTTCACCACCCTGTACTGACCTTAGACAACAAAGAAGTGTTGTGAACAGATGTTTCAATCAATTAAGAAATCAATCATTACTTATATAGCTATAAAACAACAGACAGCAAACGTTATCTCATGATACTTAGAACATAGAGCTGGTATGGTAGTAATAGATAAGTAATGGATGcagtatttttaaattgttgtattGCTACATTTGTATTAAATAGTTTGAATACGTTTTAAAGTTAAGCATCTAGTTATGAAGAAGCCTCAATTCTACTAAAATGGAGATGGATTTAAATATACTGGACTGCATTGGATCCTGAATTATATTCCATTGCTGACAGTATTAAAATATACTTTATGGAAATTACTTTCTAACAACACAGGGATGATATACATGAGACTACAGATATCTGATGAATACACATAACGTTTCTAAGTACTAAGCAGCACAACCAAAATAAATTCACCACAGCTGTGTTGGGGTTCAAGCACAATCTAAGCGATAATAATGTCTAACTCTAAGCAAATTAAGtgtaaacacataaagaatgtgtttttatttgggggaacacactttaaataaaatgagaagAATATTTAGAAGAATTTAAGTCTCATTTCACACAACCTGTGTCTACCAGATGATCTCGAGCGAGTTCAAACATCCTCAGGTGCATGTTGGTGATGGGGTTGAAGGACCCACAGGCCAACAGGACCACCTCTGTTACAGCCCGACCCTCCATGCCTCACTGCGGCTGGATTAACGCCAAGACCCGCAAATAGTGTGAAGAAAACAAGGACTGAAGTTAgtgaatttattttcaaatattcacATGTAAAAATACCCCTGGCTCTTTGACTTTTAAGGGACAATGAATGACACTGTGACGGTATTTACAAACGTCAATTGTTAACTTAAGTAAACATTAGCTGATTAAATTATAAACCCAAGCTACCATTAGCTCAATATGAAACTAAACAACGCGGGCTTGCTGCTTCAGTAattctacagaaaaaaaacgtaAATAAAACACTAAGCGTGGACAATTAAGCTTGCGTTgttcaccctttttttttgttatcttctaaactgtaaataaatgatcattGTACGACCTAGAAGAAGCAGCTTCGTTCTGCTCGGCAGCTCTGTAATGCGCCACAGCTTCCTGTGCACGCGTTGTGTTGTCATCACATCCAGCGCCACTCTACGGCGCTGATCGTATCACTATGTCGTCATTACGTTCAAGACATCTGATTGGACAGAATCAACCAGGAAGCAAGACAGCCGCACCCACACTCACAGGCTACATTCACAACCACAGACTCGACTAAACATTAAACCTCACAACCGAATTTGAACGTAGTTTATGTTCGcggtttatgtttttttttcgccGGAGTACAGTCTCAAATCTGTGAATTTATTGTAAACTGCTGCAAATATTAACTCACTGAACGAGCGTTTCACAACTATTAACAAAGCGAGTCCCGGtgagatgttttgttttagcATTGTGGCTAGCAATCagctaaataaacaacatttacagTGATATGACGTGGGTTAAGATCCGAGGTCATGTTATTTTATTCACAGTTTCTTAATAGTAACGTACATGTTTGAACAGGTTGTCGTAACTCTTCTCCATAGCGTCACAGTGATGCAGTCTGTATATCATGCTAGGTTAATGATAACTAATGTGTGAGCCACAAATCACCACTTAGACTTATATTTGTCGTCTGTTTTATTCTGTCTTGCTTTCCCAAAAGGTTTTAAATACACGTTTAATTAGAGATGGCTTCTAGAGGGAAATCGGAAACTGGAAAATTGAAGCAAAACATGGAAGAGCAACTTGACAGACTTATGCAGCAGCTTCAGGATCTGGAGGAATGCAGGTGCAATACTAATTAAAAACACTACATTTAACTTATCAGTTAATTAAGGACTGTAGATGCTTCAAAGAGCTGTCTGAGCTACAAAATGATCATGCTGGTCTATGCAATAAAgtatacatttgttttctgcagctcttAGGTTCTCAtcctttctgtgtttatttcaggGAAGATCTGGACGAGGAAGAGTATGAGgagacaaaaaaggaaacattagaGCAGCTGAGTGAATTCAACGACTCTTTGAAGAAGATCATGACAGGGGATATGACCCTTGTGGATGATCTCAGTGGAATGCAGCTGGTATGGACGATTGAACTGCTGTATCATTTTATGTTATAGTAAAAGAAACTCAGAATAAGTGTTGAAGTCTGCAATGTTTCTGTCTTCATCAGGCAATCCAGGCTGCCATCAGCCAGGCATTCAAAACACCAGAGGTGATTCGACTCTTTGCAAAGAAGCAGCCTGGACAGCTAAGGACCAGACTAGCAGAGGTTTGCACTGCTGTGTTGTTGATATATTTGCAAATGTTTTAATGCAAATCTGTTTAGTACAGGTATGTGTGTAATCGGACTTCCCAGTCACTATTTAGTGTCCATTAAGTTGGCCTGAAACTTTCATGTGACATTTTCCACAGATGGATCGTGATGTAATGGTAGGGAAACTATCCAGGCATGTGTACACACAGCAGAAAATGGAAATCCTCACAGCCTTAAGAAAACTTGGAGAGAAGGTAGGGATCACACTCAGAAGAGATTTTCATGGATGATTCAGATTCCTAAAAGCTgctcttatttatttttgtcatgtaATTATCACCATGATGGCAATGTAGATGCTACAACATGCCAGCATCTCACCTCATATGAAACGGTCACATTGTTAACATcttattttctaaaatgttgcTTCTGGCTGCTTTGACAGCTCACTTCAGAGGATGAGACGTTTCTCACCGAGAATGCGACAGCAACTCTGAGCCAGTTTGAAAAAGTGACTGCAAACTCAGGTGAGAAAAATCTTGTGATCTCACTGAGATGTTTTTTCATTCGTAGTTTTTGCATGAATGTCATACTTATCAtgttttgctttctctttcagGCTCTGAAGACAAAATAATGGCCTTAGCTAGCTCTGGAGTAAAAACAAAGGcatagtattttttttagattttattaaaAAGATTAACTCATTGTCATTATCAAGACAGATATGTGCCAATTGATCAGTAAGTTTTGTAAACCATCAGTGCACTTCTGGTCTTTCTGGATTTCCTAACACTTTTTAAACAGTATTATTTTACAACCCTTAAATTTTGTAAATGTCTTTTATTTGTCCAGATAGATGTTGATTGTATTGCCGGTACAACCTTTTGATTTGTTGAATGTGAAGGATAGGCCAAGCAGTTCAAGAGAAACAGTCACTTGTTGCTGGGCTCATTttgaaaacttgaaaacttcaatagtaaacattgtgtttttaagatgttgattttcttttttagttttgtaaaTGTTCAAGATGTCTTTATTAAATTCACTTTGCTTTCTGTGGTGATTTTAACAAAATAGCAAAGAATCATGACCTTTATTAGTAACACTACTCTGTCAACTTGTACACAGAATGCACATTTGATGTGTATTGTACAGTACGATTTGGCAACAAGCTGGGGGGTAGATCAACATATCTAACAACATATCTAAAAAAAGGCCCCCAGAGTGGCAAAGCTTTAACTACCCTGAACTTAAATATAGGGATAGGGTATAGGTATATAAATTCGTGATCTGTTTCTTGTttctatcatttaaaaaaatcatttcatgtAATCATGGATGATCTTGCAGTGTGTGCTTATAAATGGATATACATTCACAAaatcaatttcctttttttcttaaagtgtGACTAGTTCAAACAGTTTTGAACTCAGTGTTTACAGCAGTATCTATAAATAATAAGGCTTTAAGCTGCTGTTTCTAACtttaagaggaagaaaattaatatttatttatttgttttcccatGTTTTGACCTTAACATATTTGtttcaccactagatggcactatTACTCCAATTTCTACTCAGCATCACTGTCTACATGTATTACTTCTATCTTTATGTATTTTACTCTGGTTTTGTCATtatctttaattgtttttgtctttgtaaagtACTTTGATTGGCCCCTGTGTTTATTCTGTTGTGTTATTAAAGCTGCCTCCTCATGTCTTATAATTCACTTTAAGTAGTTTTATGTACGTGTGATGTTTGAAGAAAACAAGAGTACACAGAAGTTATACCCCATCTCATCACcctttattttgtttatgaGCAAGCATCGACTTCACTACAATTTGCCTTTAAATTGTTAGGAAAGTGAGAGCAGCTCCAACAAGCAGAAAGGAAACATTCAATCGTTCAGAAAACATTGTTACCTTCCGTTTTGAGCaaatttttaaaagaaaacaaaacagggaaaagaaaaatatctggACATGTGACACAGACAATCTGAGAATGAGCAGTGTATCGCGCCTCCTTTCTCACTCCAGTCTAACAAGCCCACATGGAAAGTAATAAAAACGTGTGGCTCATGCAACGTTAACGCCCCCTTTACATCATTAGTGTTATTACCGTATGGCTGCATTTCAGTTTGTTAGGCAGTGACATTCAATTCAACCAACTTACACTTAGCTCAGGGGCTTATCAGAAAGCATTACACTCCGAAAACTGGAGATGGTGGAGTCACTGTGAAGAGACTTGATTGAAGATTCAGTGTGCACATAGCAGTGACCCatgatattttattattaagttGTAGATGAAATGTGGACATCAAGTGTTTGACATATTGAAACTTTCAAGTCGACAGGCTTAGTATTCTCTGGTTCATGTGAATTTCATGCTGCCCTCAAAATCATTTCTCAACAACTCAGGCAATAGGACACTGTTCAAAATTACCTTCCACTATACACAAATAGGTGAATTAACAGTATACCAACGTATGCTGCCAAAGCAATTTTATAATGTACTGTACATCTTTTTAAAGGTGGATTCCATCAATGATTGCGTACAATATAGAAGATACAATATGGATCTAGTTCCTCTAAACATCAACATGGACACAAGACATCTATGTAAAACCTCTTTCATTTGTAATGTGGAGTATTCTTACaactgaaaaaatgtaaatccccATCTCTagctttaaacaaataaaaaaacaaataattccACAAATAAAAGCGCACCAATGAGTGTTTTTGTTAGACCTGCTAATTGCGCTATGATCAGAAAAAGGCACTCCCATCTCAGCCTGTTCAGACGTGGCCCTCTTTTAACAAGTCCCAAGTCATCATGGAGGGGAGACTGTTAACTACTCACTTTGCACCCCAGACCTCCTAAAAATCATAAATTAATTGAAGCTAATACAACCAACTGTCGGACTCATACCCTCAAAAGAAATTGTCTTTGTTAAATTCAAATCCATGGCCTCTGAAAATAAAATTGCATGCAAAATAAAGACTCGCAACACCAACATTTCTACTCCCGATAATGCCACATTCTGTTCACTTCCAAAATCTGATCTGCTTTCATTGTGCAGGTTTGGGAAATGTTTATATTTGCTTGATACccaaagaaaatacaagacacaaacacttaacAGTTAAGTGTGATGGTACATTAGTATCTGGTGTTGTGAAAGATATATACAACAGTCTGAGAGGTCGGACACATTTTCCCAATCAATTGTATAAGCTTCATACTATTACCAGAAGGAAAATCAGTTtaccaaatgtaaacaaatatctTGAAAACAACTCTACAGTACAGTTCCTTGTACAATAAAATCTAGTGGTCTACTgcaaaaaatatttcatttgaagATATCCACAAGAAGATTCATTTCTGATATGTTTACCTATTGTTAACTAAGCAGTCATACATTTAAGTGTAATTCCTTGAATTATAATAAAGATGGCTCTTATTTTGCAATAGGAAAccagttttaaaatgaatcctttatctgttttattatttcagattaaatagCTGTGCCATGTAAATTAGTTTGCAATAAAGCAATCCTGAAAAGTActttcatttctcctctctcccccaaTAAACAAACACCAAAGGCTCCAGTAAGCTCCTCTAAAGCTCTGTCTGTCATAAATCTGCTCTTTCAGtagtttgaaggtttttttccccccatcctACTTCTGTCAGCACAGCAGGACTGGGATGCGGTCAAAAAGCTCTAAAAGCTGCTGAGGAAATCTCTCTACTTACTCCAAACACACTGGCAGAAATGTTAGTACCCAAACTTCCAGATCAACAGCACTACAGTACCTGCTGGCCTGGGGTTGTACCGTTCCACTCGAAATGTTGGTTTGTACATTAGCATGTATGATTaccctgaacaaaaaaaaaaagggaaatccCTTCTGTACAACAGTGAGATCTATTGGGAATGAAATACACCGACACCTGTGCAAGCAAAGCAAAGCATGTATGAAGATGACACCATCCAATCCTGCCTatgagaaaggaaaagaagcaTTTTCCTTCTTTGcgataaagaaaaagacaaaattgaAAACTGATTTGTCATGAAAACCTCCTCTTAAATGTCCTGGGTTTCTCGTCATGAAGCAGACATGTTTTTGTACAAGCATGATGGAATTGCTTTTGCAGAAATTAAGCGACATGCTACAGCCTTTTGTAACACAAATATTCTACATTACGTACTGCGTCATTTTAGATACTGGACCCCGTTTGAGTAGGCCTTCACTAACACATTGACTAATTACATGGTTTCTTTATATttacaaaatctttaaaaagcaaTTGATTTCTCTACATATATGACTTCTCAAATATCCTCATGCactagaaaaacacaaaggaaaaataaaaggaaaatgcaGTCTACTCGTTAAAAGCGTTGTTTACTGAGGACAACAAGTCAAGGAAACTCAAGTCATAGCTATATACGACTTTAGCGGCAAACGATTCTAATAGCATTAAGCAAAGAATTTACATCAGAAAAGAAATTCTCCATTTGAGAGCCTTATATgtctgagagaaaacaaaaaagtgcagGGTTGGCTTCCTCACACAGTTCCAAACAAATGTAGGCCAAGATTTCCCGGgaattaaaatataataaataaaaaaataaacagtaaaaatTAGCAATCTGGTGATGTCTACACTACACTGATTACCACCACTAAGGTAACGACAGGAAAACCTTGACCATATATACGCTGAAGGgaatttttcttttgtgtttttatcttttttttcttttttacatcatggCTCCTTGGACATGTAGCTGTACGGGGTTGTAGTGTGTGCAGAGCAGGGGGTGTGATTTGgtgatgtgtgtctgtgcttgtgttaactgtaatgtgtgtgtgtgtgtgtgtgtgtgtgtgtgtgtgtgtgtgtgtgtgtgtgtgtgtgtgtgtgtgtgtgtgtgttcctctagTAGGTGAGGGTGGAATCGTCCCactccagctgctgctgtctgctggcCCCTTGCTGGTCCTCCGGCTCCCCGCCCTCCTCATCTTCGCTGCTCTCTGACTCAGCGCTTGTGAtgtcatcttcctcctctccgtcctcactctcctcctcctcttcctcctcctcctcactgctgtGCTGGTCCTCGTACGTCTGTGTAGAAGTCAAAGCAGAATGAGACAAGTCCCTTTTTGAGACA
Coding sequences within it:
- the lzic gene encoding protein LZIC, with protein sequence MASRGKSETGKLKQNMEEQLDRLMQQLQDLEECREDLDEEEYEETKKETLEQLSEFNDSLKKIMTGDMTLVDDLSGMQLAIQAAISQAFKTPEVIRLFAKKQPGQLRTRLAEMDRDVMVGKLSRHVYTQQKMEILTALRKLGEKLTSEDETFLTENATATLSQFEKVTANSGSEDKIMALASSGVKTKA
- the nmnat1 gene encoding nicotinamide/nicotinic acid mononucleotide adenylyltransferase 1; amino-acid sequence: MEGRAVTEVVLLACGSFNPITNMHLRMFELARDHLVDTGQYRVVKGIISPVGDGYKKKGLIEASHRLQMARLATKDSDWITVDAWECLQPEWVETAKVVRHHYDDLVAAEQNIDDVDTVKYTKKRRVEENHFEGSSSDRGRDSSQLMLLCGADVLESFGIPNLWKQEDIAEIVGRYGLVCITRNGNDPHKFIHQSDTLWKYRKNIHVVREWVTNEISATHIRRALRRGRSVRYLLPDKVVRYVEENDLYSAESEKKNADVVLAPFQRCTGALSSWKEEITSGLHYITLRSLFKKKAIKMPASLSGTWDIISSVNLEGYMKAFGVSPHLRKIALKLKLGKVIEHQGDQFIIKTTSILRNYTVSFRVGQEFEEFTGGLDNRHVKSLVKWEGNKLVCEQIGEKKNRGWAHWVEEDKLHLELYCEGEVCKQVFKKNVNE